A section of the Elizabethkingia anophelis R26 genome encodes:
- a CDS encoding serine hydrolase → MKSIILIFLISLNVFSQNRESNIQSVKQTKADKTIKEPEYINQINELMTKSYERGLFNGNVLVAKKGKIVYQKSFGFTDETRKTPLTKNAIFNFGSIVKQFNAVAIMMLVERGHLNLDDPISKYNLDLPKWSEKVTTRHLINYASGIPRIENKMIVPKNDDEAWKILRKTDTLLFEPGKGYRYDNGNVFLQRRIIEKVTGMTFQDFVTKNIIKPLKMTNSVFDAKSGYKNRTSCYDMDNVRCPEMEFISGWLWLDINDMYKWIEAMNYNRLISRKSFETLLNNPYAKEEGGSLGSYFENEKLQRHNGISHKFESILLNDMKNDIIVILASNNLNKVYSLGYIIRDIMLGKAYEIPKKSVYRAIRKESFTDINKAKDTYYLLKKTSENEYNFENPSELNTLGYELLRAGRIKESIEIFKLAISEFPKNANLFDSLGEAYFTNKQYDLALDSYKKAISLGGSNGNAEKMIDKINNLL, encoded by the coding sequence ATGAAAAGTATAATTTTAATCTTCCTTATTTCACTAAATGTATTCTCACAGAATAGAGAGAGCAATATTCAATCCGTTAAGCAAACAAAAGCAGATAAAACGATAAAAGAACCAGAATATATCAATCAAATTAATGAACTAATGACTAAATCCTACGAAAGAGGTTTGTTCAACGGAAATGTTTTGGTCGCTAAAAAAGGAAAAATCGTCTATCAAAAATCATTTGGTTTTACCGATGAAACGAGAAAAACGCCTTTAACGAAAAACGCCATTTTTAATTTTGGCTCTATTGTAAAGCAGTTTAATGCAGTTGCTATTATGATGTTGGTGGAGCGTGGTCATCTAAATCTTGATGATCCAATTTCGAAATATAATTTGGATTTGCCAAAATGGTCAGAAAAAGTGACGACCAGACATTTAATCAATTATGCCAGTGGAATTCCTCGAATTGAAAACAAAATGATCGTCCCCAAAAACGATGATGAAGCCTGGAAGATTTTGAGGAAAACAGATACTCTGTTATTTGAGCCGGGAAAAGGCTATAGATACGATAATGGCAATGTGTTTTTGCAAAGAAGAATTATTGAAAAGGTAACAGGAATGACTTTCCAAGATTTTGTTACTAAAAATATTATCAAACCTTTGAAAATGACCAATTCTGTTTTTGATGCAAAATCAGGATACAAAAACCGAACATCTTGTTATGATATGGACAATGTAAGATGCCCGGAAATGGAATTTATCAGCGGTTGGCTTTGGTTAGACATTAATGATATGTACAAATGGATTGAAGCGATGAATTATAACCGTTTAATCTCTAGAAAATCCTTTGAAACATTATTGAATAATCCTTATGCAAAAGAAGAAGGCGGATCGCTTGGTAGCTACTTTGAAAATGAAAAATTACAACGACACAATGGTATTTCGCATAAATTTGAATCGATTCTATTAAACGATATGAAAAATGATATCATTGTAATTTTGGCTTCCAACAATCTCAATAAAGTTTATAGTTTAGGATATATAATCCGTGACATTATGCTTGGAAAAGCTTATGAAATTCCTAAAAAATCTGTTTACCGAGCGATAAGAAAAGAATCTTTCACCGACATTAATAAAGCGAAAGATACCTACTATTTACTCAAAAAAACTTCTGAAAATGAATACAACTTTGAGAACCCAAGCGAACTGAATACTTTGGGCTATGAACTATTGAGAGCGGGTAGAATAAAAGAGTCAATAGAAATATTCAAACTGGCAATAAGTGAGTTTCCCAAGAATGCAAATCTATTCGATAGTTTAGGAGAAGCCTATTTTACAAATAAGCAATATGATTTGGCATTAGATAGCTATAAAAAAGCAATAAGTCTTGGTGGAAGCAACGGTAATGCAGAAAAAATGATTGATAAAATAAATAATTTACTGTAG
- the tssD gene encoding type VI secretion system tube protein TssD, with translation MAVNNSRGVLRFNGGEAQKVLKLNYSVQRSTDVSGRVASDASNALVKITIEAGENAHVLESFLNNKYKPTTGEVTFNKAHEEGTLIKLNWENGYVIQHEVDFNAFNDNNMHITFVVSAEKINYGGSSYDGIWPGN, from the coding sequence ATGGCAGTGAATAATTCCAGAGGTGTGCTTAGGTTTAATGGTGGAGAAGCACAGAAGGTATTGAAATTAAACTATAGCGTACAACGATCGACCGATGTATCCGGAAGAGTAGCATCAGATGCTTCCAATGCGCTGGTTAAGATTACAATTGAGGCAGGGGAAAACGCTCATGTTCTGGAAAGCTTTCTAAACAATAAGTATAAGCCTACAACAGGTGAGGTTACTTTCAATAAAGCTCATGAGGAGGGTACTCTTATCAAACTTAACTGGGAGAATGGTTATGTAATTCAGCATGAAGTAGATTTTAATGCATTCAATGATAATAACATGCATATCACCTTCGTTGTAAGCGCTGAAAAAATTAATTATGGCGGGTCATCTTATGATGGGATATGGCCGGGAAATTAA
- a CDS encoding PKD domain-containing protein has protein sequence MNYFQKNKKNIIIAVISTLLVASLIAMWLQRKSVNSSENIVAAVFPANLSLGDSLRFEDKTLNAKTKQWDFGDGKVSEKNKGIHMYTKPGFYEVKLTIDNKYTKTFPILVSSVIRPVLAPEESRIDAQTQALQLENVVFRAVAPNAKTFSWRFGESGNIDSKERMAIYSYKKPGNYTVTLLTDDNPQPIVHQIRILPAYNPNEQLEQDLSSIDDTYSDIDDDIKRTLQQIADGNNFNSNYNYLLKTYFCNNDNTVMIVNNGKPKNYYYYTTGLQFDKNNTIQEVKSTFDNNQKCIIKLEVTQSK, from the coding sequence ATGAACTACTTTCAAAAAAATAAAAAGAATATAATTATTGCTGTTATTTCTACCTTATTGGTTGCTTCATTAATTGCAATGTGGCTACAAAGAAAATCAGTGAATAGTTCGGAAAATATTGTAGCTGCTGTATTTCCCGCAAATCTAAGTTTAGGAGACTCGCTTAGATTTGAAGATAAAACGCTCAATGCTAAAACCAAGCAATGGGATTTTGGCGATGGTAAAGTTTCGGAGAAAAATAAAGGAATCCATATGTATACTAAGCCTGGCTTTTATGAGGTAAAGCTTACCATAGATAACAAGTATACCAAGACGTTCCCAATTTTGGTTTCATCTGTTATCCGTCCGGTTTTAGCTCCCGAGGAAAGCAGAATCGATGCGCAAACTCAGGCTTTACAACTGGAGAATGTAGTCTTTAGAGCAGTAGCACCAAATGCCAAGACCTTTTCATGGAGATTTGGAGAGTCAGGAAATATAGATTCAAAAGAGAGAATGGCGATTTACTCTTATAAAAAGCCGGGTAACTATACTGTTACACTTTTAACTGATGATAATCCACAGCCAATTGTCCACCAGATAAGAATATTACCTGCTTATAATCCAAATGAGCAACTGGAACAGGATTTATCTTCAATCGATGACACGTACAGCGACATTGATGATGATATTAAAAGAACATTACAGCAAATCGCTGATGGCAATAACTTCAATAGTAATTATAATTATCTTTTAAAGACCTATTTCTGTAACAACGACAATACTGTAATGATTGTAAATAATGGAAAACCTAAGAACTACTATTATTATACAACAGGTTTGCAGTTTGACAAAAATAATACAATCCAGGAGGTGAAATCAACGTTTGATAATAATCAGAAATGTATTATTAAACTGGAAGTGACACAGAGTAAATAG
- a CDS encoding GPW/gp25 family protein: MEGINYRFPFNPSALMTENGSIETCDIAESIAQNIMLLIITKKGENRYDENYGNDVWNVEFDNGISSAVWENVFINSLKRQLSDYEHRLVNPQIKAHIVFVEHNYDTRNFTEIKKKVKIAINAKLEATGEQFNFATELFLSPMSID, translated from the coding sequence ATGGAAGGCATTAATTACAGATTCCCCTTTAATCCCTCTGCTTTGATGACAGAGAACGGTAGTATAGAAACTTGTGATATAGCAGAAAGTATAGCACAAAATATTATGCTGTTAATTATTACCAAAAAAGGAGAAAACCGGTACGACGAAAACTATGGAAACGATGTATGGAATGTAGAGTTCGACAATGGTATTTCTTCGGCGGTTTGGGAAAATGTGTTTATCAACAGTCTTAAAAGGCAACTCTCAGATTATGAGCACAGGCTGGTAAATCCTCAGATTAAAGCGCACATTGTTTTTGTAGAGCATAATTATGATACCCGAAACTTTACAGAGATAAAGAAAAAGGTCAAAATTGCGATTAATGCAAAGTTAGAGGCTACAGGAGAACAATTCAATTTTGCTACTGAATTATTTTTAAGTCCGATGTCAATCGATTAA
- the tssO gene encoding type VI secretion system TssO: protein MQFQVTLSKKEKRYYFVYLFGMLLLAVVFLGIIFLNKLESPFTHSDALAIKTLQEKSIFNNRQQAIQPTIDSTFIKLKKLSSENQQPVEENELKYDINDIKNAFSDITSVDPRKDNYAQIAKFYKMYYDDKKIIVKKNENVKTFTKQYEECTIGMKDMQQQIKQRKNAQIISNRN from the coding sequence ATGCAGTTTCAGGTTACTTTATCCAAGAAAGAAAAAAGGTATTACTTCGTATACCTCTTTGGGATGCTTTTATTAGCAGTTGTTTTTTTAGGTATTATTTTCTTAAATAAACTTGAATCCCCTTTCACTCATTCCGATGCTTTGGCTATAAAGACATTGCAGGAGAAATCTATTTTCAATAATCGCCAGCAGGCAATACAGCCTACAATAGACAGTACATTTATTAAGCTGAAAAAATTGTCAAGCGAAAATCAGCAGCCTGTCGAGGAAAATGAGCTTAAATATGATATTAATGATATCAAAAACGCATTTTCGGATATTACCTCTGTCGATCCAAGAAAAGATAACTATGCTCAGATTGCAAAATTTTATAAGATGTATTACGATGACAAAAAGATCATCGTAAAAAAGAATGAGAATGTGAAAACATTCACCAAGCAGTATGAAGAATGCACAATAGGAATGAAGGATATGCAACAACAAATAAAGCAAAGAAAAAATGCCCAAATCATAAGTAACAGAAACTAG
- the tssO gene encoding type VI secretion system TssO — protein sequence MISSGQEKLNRKDVNKGIWKFIFSFLFLSGFSFLSVFLFFKSSEYQKDNIQKEVENYKNILNKNELLQSKMEGIYSKMSIIANDKVQNDVFLRDNIVEDIHDCKNIMGKDSVKEFKQYASLLKNINEMVSLKDKLISASLEEKAALNNLQECQGRLNIVTSSILNGMPKVRPGRRPRSIR from the coding sequence ATGATTTCTTCAGGTCAGGAAAAATTGAACAGAAAAGATGTGAACAAGGGAATCTGGAAGTTCATATTCTCTTTTCTCTTTCTTTCGGGATTTTCGTTTCTCTCTGTTTTTTTATTTTTTAAAAGCAGTGAATACCAAAAAGATAATATTCAGAAGGAGGTAGAGAACTACAAAAATATACTGAATAAAAATGAGCTGTTACAATCCAAGATGGAGGGTATTTATTCCAAAATGTCTATAATCGCCAATGACAAAGTTCAAAATGACGTCTTCTTAAGGGATAATATTGTAGAGGATATTCATGATTGTAAAAATATCATGGGAAAAGACAGTGTAAAAGAATTTAAACAGTATGCTTCTTTACTGAAGAATATCAATGAGATGGTCTCACTTAAAGACAAACTGATTTCAGCTTCATTAGAAGAAAAAGCAGCACTTAATAATCTGCAGGAATGCCAGGGACGATTAAATATTGTTACCAGTAGTATATTAAATGGTATGCCAAAAGTAAGGCCAGGAAGAAGACCAAGATCAATAAGATAA
- a CDS encoding response regulator transcription factor, translating to MENNSNSVIRFSIADSDFYFKQFLLKMLLENPFYRVVNDCNNGHELISRLYRKQEDVFLINLYMPILSGLEAIKFIRQTNKTTPIITYSATYQNDMDAIISEIPNTYYCQKNSIVIRDILRNSILSKKVNFEDYRQEWSQQMLEVQDYMERQKKSQQDLSLSEIQMIKLCYEGYSNKDIGERMNLSTRTVDTYIKRLTEKLGLKSKLDLVRFCVESGYYNTSI from the coding sequence ATGGAAAATAACTCTAACAGCGTTATTCGATTTTCTATTGCTGATAGTGACTTTTACTTCAAGCAGTTTTTATTAAAAATGCTCTTGGAAAACCCTTTTTACAGAGTTGTTAATGACTGTAATAATGGTCATGAACTTATCTCTAGACTCTATCGCAAACAAGAAGATGTTTTTTTAATTAACTTATATATGCCCATTTTAAGTGGGCTGGAAGCTATAAAATTTATTCGACAAACGAATAAAACTACTCCTATTATTACCTACTCGGCAACCTATCAGAATGATATGGATGCTATAATATCCGAAATACCCAATACCTATTATTGTCAGAAGAACAGCATTGTAATAAGAGATATACTTAGAAATAGCATTTTATCTAAAAAAGTAAATTTCGAAGATTATCGCCAGGAATGGTCACAACAAATGCTGGAGGTACAAGATTATATGGAACGCCAGAAGAAAAGTCAGCAGGATTTGTCTCTTTCCGAGATACAGATGATTAAACTTTGCTATGAAGGCTATAGTAATAAAGATATTGGTGAGAGAATGAATCTTAGTACAAGGACAGTTGATACTTATATCAAACGATTGACAGAAAAGCTTGGGCTGAAAAGCAAGCTTGATCTTGTGCGTTTCTGTGTAGAGAGTGGTTATTATAATACCAGTATTTGA
- the tssR gene encoding type VI secretion system protein TssR domain-containing protein — MKNTKSTLYILGSALLVTGCQVRVPSVKTPAPDYYGGIEQNMVINGYPKDPLPWITFSDRSKNTAFLKKEKNESPKEIKFLEPLMVVDYNKSSKLVKVAEYNADALMKKLPAKSVKSYGWISEDNLLLWNNALRDRTSGFIMKAAIVPGNTDVVKNTGTYIKNDSAVVYSSPNLSDPVKKKIPIGELVYVYKKASDNKGYLVGKSPKINMDSIDKDIYGWVSANMIATWGERSAIRLDRKADYSKLPLFGIYSALPEYTDEKPIVPIADAANRSEIENIFPTSTTLNKNTTKYFTNAFDYSQNYIFNVLGEKLPFKRYKEITKRNKNLNIVFAIDISAENRAYAPIAKSLIQDIQLKMQKLSYYKDVKYSAVLYKNNTCGPNVIASVLSSDYNGIFKYIDDKTMEMRCEGIGGQPVNEALSTAGQLLSTVPDETNLIVLIGSTASSGMNTSSAVRFISKARAKVIAYQTQSRSSDAYNDFVLLAQNIVTTTAQNITELNKEKVADQSLILNKNNFNFIEGDLGIYSLDYPKNSMTQGFVIYPKKREDNSNSLLIKAMDTLVAQVTDENKITDRSLTAYFKSAVGSGKTTIDGRYAFMFPDVSNPLPASFASQLVTYDYPTVASGYLPVDMRKNNPGIEKGILVSEQEYDQLKNFYDQIYKQTNPDSKDFNQKRAISRYVKLLKENNPTLDEFDTNKIYSQPMRVAVAKSTGMDNSDEVMMSEINLERWKDKKVIGRETVQTYFRNYKVLSNRLLENKNNPKYKVIQNGTTFYWLNEYFMPFVTDRTKS; from the coding sequence ATGAAAAACACCAAATCTACATTATACATTTTAGGATCTGCTTTACTGGTTACAGGATGTCAGGTCAGAGTACCTTCAGTAAAAACTCCTGCACCGGATTATTATGGAGGTATCGAACAGAATATGGTCATTAACGGATATCCTAAAGATCCTCTGCCATGGATTACTTTTTCTGACAGATCAAAGAATACTGCCTTCTTGAAGAAAGAAAAGAATGAATCTCCTAAGGAAATCAAGTTCCTGGAACCTCTTATGGTAGTAGACTATAATAAGTCGAGTAAACTAGTAAAAGTAGCGGAGTATAATGCAGATGCTCTGATGAAGAAGCTTCCTGCAAAATCTGTAAAATCTTACGGGTGGATATCAGAGGATAATCTATTATTGTGGAATAATGCTTTAAGAGACCGTACATCCGGATTTATTATGAAAGCGGCTATTGTGCCGGGGAATACAGATGTAGTTAAAAATACGGGAACTTATATTAAAAATGACTCTGCAGTAGTTTATTCTTCACCTAATCTTTCGGATCCCGTAAAGAAAAAGATTCCTATTGGCGAGCTTGTTTACGTATATAAAAAAGCGTCTGACAATAAAGGTTATCTGGTAGGGAAATCTCCGAAAATTAACATGGATAGTATCGATAAAGATATCTATGGTTGGGTAAGTGCCAATATGATTGCTACATGGGGAGAGCGCTCAGCAATAAGACTAGACAGAAAGGCTGACTATAGTAAATTGCCGCTTTTTGGTATCTATAGTGCGCTTCCGGAGTATACCGACGAGAAACCTATAGTGCCTATTGCGGATGCAGCTAACAGAAGTGAAATAGAAAATATATTTCCGACTTCTACAACACTCAATAAGAATACAACGAAGTATTTTACCAATGCATTCGATTACAGCCAGAATTATATTTTCAATGTATTAGGTGAAAAACTACCTTTTAAAAGGTATAAAGAAATTACCAAAAGGAATAAAAATCTAAATATTGTATTTGCTATAGACATCAGTGCTGAGAACAGAGCTTATGCTCCAATTGCAAAATCTCTGATTCAGGATATCCAGCTTAAGATGCAGAAACTATCATATTACAAAGATGTAAAGTACAGCGCTGTTTTATATAAAAATAATACTTGCGGACCTAATGTTATCGCATCTGTACTTTCCAGTGATTACAACGGTATTTTTAAATACATAGATGATAAAACAATGGAAATGCGTTGTGAAGGAATAGGTGGACAACCGGTAAACGAGGCGCTTAGCACAGCCGGACAATTACTTAGTACGGTTCCGGACGAGACCAATTTAATTGTTCTAATAGGTTCAACGGCATCTTCCGGGATGAATACGTCAAGTGCGGTTAGATTTATTTCTAAAGCGAGAGCTAAAGTAATTGCCTATCAAACACAGTCCAGATCTTCGGATGCTTACAACGATTTTGTATTGCTGGCACAAAATATCGTAACAACAACTGCTCAGAATATTACAGAACTTAACAAAGAGAAAGTAGCTGATCAGAGTCTTATTCTCAATAAAAATAATTTCAATTTCATCGAAGGAGATTTAGGTATCTATTCTTTAGACTATCCAAAAAATAGTATGACACAAGGTTTTGTTATTTATCCTAAGAAAAGGGAAGATAATAGCAACTCTCTTCTGATTAAAGCAATGGATACTTTAGTAGCACAGGTTACAGATGAAAACAAAATCACAGATAGATCTTTAACAGCCTATTTTAAATCTGCTGTAGGATCTGGTAAAACTACTATTGATGGCAGATATGCATTTATGTTCCCCGATGTTTCCAATCCGCTGCCGGCATCGTTTGCTTCACAATTGGTTACTTATGATTATCCGACAGTTGCTTCAGGATACCTTCCTGTTGACATGAGAAAAAACAATCCTGGAATAGAGAAGGGAATACTGGTTTCTGAACAAGAGTACGACCAACTTAAAAACTTCTATGATCAGATATACAAACAAACAAATCCGGATAGTAAAGATTTTAATCAGAAAAGAGCGATATCCCGCTATGTAAAGTTATTAAAAGAGAATAATCCTACTTTGGATGAATTTGACACCAATAAAATCTACAGTCAGCCGATGAGGGTAGCGGTTGCTAAAAGTACAGGTATGGATAATTCTGATGAAGTGATGATGTCTGAAATTAATCTGGAGCGTTGGAAAGATAAAAAAGTAATAGGCAGAGAAACAGTGCAGACCTATTTCAGAAATTATAAAGTACTGTCCAATAGGTTACTGGAGAATAAGAATAACCCAAAGTATAAGGTGATTCAGAACGGAACAACGTTCTACTGGCTGAATGAATATTTCATGCCTTTTGTTACAGACAGAACAAAATCTTAA
- a CDS encoding type VI secretion system baseplate subunit TssF — MHLDQNIYSKETIKARMLQNATKLWGVKSIQSLDPFVKLLIDAFSTEVFKANNEIQNVNSRLLERLARMLTPTKYTHPVPAHAIAFYTPEEDVEYVMDYTEFFFKKSINSFSKTQSDKQVDVPFTPVDNIRTIKAQVGAMIVGNTCYTFDENLNRAPICRINNRIEDYRKISIGINVSQYNAGRLPEKLSIFCSNTAFEHIDYVYRLLPHVKVTSNGKPLSINPGLSYTDQRKYEGFEEVFKEQSIRYKVTEDIKKIYNSKFIEVEDIHDDLKLQPGYFPFELGYLKGQAPALDQLIHDNSFLWLTFEFPPQFTDQILDNFSFALNAFPVYNRGWKKTEYILDIMGNNIPLETGVGEYFLYVEEVVDGEGKKYEEIPFTPNDHLSKGLYTVRKGGMERFSNRNAVDLMVNVLELTRDEVAAFSVFNRDKLRDLLGEMSDKMKGMIKKVENADKDLAEDVNYVIIEPIESSVHTYAAFWITHCALANHIRPGTTLNSQQKAKSITFLTESTGGELEQKGSDSIQAYRYALMTRDKIVSIEDIKAYCQMVMKDELKSIKVNRGTIISDKPKEGFVKTIDVSIVAQNYAFYGKSYWDSQATVLMNNIKMRAIDGVIYRVKIEEDSTVEI, encoded by the coding sequence ATGCACCTAGACCAAAATATTTATTCTAAAGAAACAATTAAAGCCCGGATGTTGCAGAATGCAACAAAATTATGGGGGGTAAAAAGTATTCAGTCTCTGGATCCTTTCGTGAAATTATTGATAGATGCTTTCAGTACAGAAGTCTTCAAAGCCAATAATGAAATTCAGAATGTAAATAGCAGACTTTTGGAAAGGCTGGCAAGAATGCTTACACCAACCAAATACACTCACCCTGTGCCGGCTCATGCAATTGCATTTTATACGCCGGAAGAAGACGTGGAATATGTAATGGATTACACCGAGTTTTTCTTTAAGAAGAGTATCAATTCATTTAGCAAAACACAGTCCGATAAGCAGGTAGATGTTCCTTTTACACCTGTTGACAATATCAGAACTATAAAAGCCCAAGTAGGAGCTATGATTGTGGGAAATACCTGCTACACATTCGATGAGAATCTGAACAGAGCTCCTATATGCAGGATAAATAATCGTATTGAAGATTATAGAAAAATAAGCATCGGAATTAACGTTTCCCAATATAATGCAGGGAGACTTCCTGAGAAGCTGAGTATTTTTTGTTCAAATACAGCCTTTGAACATATTGATTATGTATACAGACTTTTACCACATGTAAAAGTAACCAGTAATGGTAAACCACTTAGTATTAATCCGGGATTAAGCTATACCGATCAGCGTAAATATGAGGGCTTTGAAGAAGTTTTCAAAGAGCAGTCTATCCGTTACAAGGTGACCGAGGATATTAAAAAAATATACAATTCAAAGTTTATCGAAGTTGAAGATATTCATGATGATCTAAAACTTCAACCAGGCTATTTTCCATTTGAATTAGGCTACCTTAAAGGTCAGGCTCCAGCGCTGGATCAGCTTATTCATGATAATAGCTTTCTCTGGTTAACTTTTGAATTCCCGCCACAATTTACAGATCAGATTTTGGATAATTTCTCTTTTGCACTCAATGCTTTCCCTGTTTATAACAGAGGATGGAAAAAAACAGAATATATTCTCGATATCATGGGAAACAATATCCCTTTGGAAACAGGAGTAGGTGAATACTTCCTTTATGTTGAAGAAGTTGTAGATGGGGAAGGAAAGAAATATGAAGAAATTCCTTTTACACCCAATGATCATCTTAGCAAAGGACTTTATACCGTAAGAAAAGGCGGTATGGAAAGGTTTAGTAACCGCAATGCCGTAGATTTAATGGTGAATGTACTGGAGCTTACACGCGATGAAGTGGCTGCATTCTCTGTTTTCAATAGAGATAAACTTAGAGATCTCTTGGGAGAAATGTCGGATAAGATGAAGGGTATGATTAAAAAAGTTGAGAATGCTGATAAGGATCTTGCAGAAGATGTTAACTATGTCATTATAGAGCCGATTGAATCTTCAGTGCATACATACGCTGCATTCTGGATTACCCATTGTGCTTTGGCCAACCACATCAGACCTGGTACCACTCTCAATTCTCAGCAAAAAGCAAAAAGCATTACATTTTTAACGGAGAGTACTGGTGGAGAGCTGGAACAAAAAGGATCGGACAGTATTCAGGCTTATCGTTATGCGCTTATGACAAGAGATAAGATTGTATCGATAGAAGATATAAAAGCTTATTGCCAGATGGTGATGAAAGACGAGCTTAAATCTATAAAAGTTAATCGCGGAACTATTATAAGTGACAAACCAAAAGAAGGATTTGTGAAGACTATTGATGTTAGTATTGTCGCACAGAATTACGCCTTTTACGGAAAAAGTTATTGGGACAGCCAAGCAACCGTTTTAATGAATAATATTAAGATGAGGGCAATAGACGGCGTTATTTACCGTGTAAAAATAGAGGAAGACTCTACGGTAGAAATTTAA
- a CDS encoding lytic transglycosylase domain-containing protein, with amino-acid sequence MNLNFCKLLACVTLLMFSGRNASAQVLTVTDTSDAHAMRIKSTINANKEIVDFIEHSLAQRKLPRHLRNLPLLESGFDRTRVSSTGAVGIWQIMPAHANYYGLRESDRSDIYKSTQVALNSLSNLYRKYKDWISVLAAYSCGEANVAKAMEKAGSKNYEDYYIYLPDETTNAIRKYINACYVTGELDQLLPGGSANVTKLKARVADNNTEPQSNTEEQPVDSSLLKTTINSGYDLATIAQFLGIKLEDLLYWNPNVEKNLNEKQEVNFYLPADLMGRFEADRNKILRLSLAK; translated from the coding sequence ATGAACTTAAACTTTTGCAAATTATTAGCTTGCGTAACTTTACTTATGTTTTCTGGCAGAAATGCTTCAGCACAGGTTTTAACAGTTACTGATACGTCCGATGCTCACGCGATGAGGATAAAGAGTACAATAAATGCTAACAAAGAAATTGTGGACTTTATAGAGCATAGTCTTGCTCAGAGAAAGCTACCCAGGCATTTAAGAAATCTACCTCTTTTAGAATCGGGATTCGACAGAACAAGGGTCTCTTCTACAGGTGCTGTAGGGATATGGCAGATTATGCCTGCTCATGCGAACTATTATGGGTTACGTGAAAGTGATCGTTCAGATATTTATAAAAGCACCCAGGTAGCTTTAAATTCTCTGTCTAATCTTTATCGTAAATATAAAGACTGGATTAGTGTTTTGGCGGCTTATAGCTGTGGTGAAGCCAATGTAGCAAAAGCTATGGAAAAGGCAGGGTCTAAAAATTATGAGGATTATTATATCTATCTGCCGGATGAAACCACCAATGCAATCAGAAAATATATCAACGCTTGTTATGTAACAGGAGAGCTGGATCAGTTATTACCCGGAGGGTCTGCTAATGTTACTAAACTTAAAGCGAGAGTTGCAGATAATAATACGGAACCACAAAGCAATACAGAAGAACAGCCTGTTGATTCATCGCTTTTAAAAACAACGATCAATTCGGGCTATGACTTGGCAACTATTGCACAATTTTTAGGTATTAAATTAGAGGATCTTCTTTACTGGAATCCTAATGTAGAAAAGAACCTGAACGAAAAACAAGAAGTTAATTTTTATCTTCCTGCTGATTTAATGGGAAGATTTGAGGCTGACAGAAATAAAATTCTAAGACTCTCTTTAGCAAAGTAA